AAAAACGTCTCCAAGCCCATGCGTGGACATTTCTCGGCCGCCAAGGTCGAGCCCTGCAAGAAGCTTGTCGAGTTTCGCGTCAGTGACGACGCGGTGCTTGAGGCGGGGACACGCCTTTCAGCCGCGCATTTCGTCGTCGGCCAGAAAGTGGACGTGACCGCAACGAGTAAAGGTAAGGGTTTTGCCGGCGCCATAAAGCGCTGGAACTTTGCCGGTCTCGAAGCTTCGCACGGCGTTTCCATCAGTCACCGTTCACACGGTTCGACGGGACAGCGTCAGGATTCCGGCAAAGTCTTCAAAGGCAAGAAAATGGCCGGTCATCTTGGTGATGAGCGCATCACCACGCTGAACCTCGAAGTCGCCGCGGTGGATGAAGAGCGTAATCTCATTATGGTTCGTGGTTCAGTCCCGGGTGCTAAAAACGGCACGGTGCTGATCCGCGATGCGATCAAGAAGGACCGTCACGCTGACGCGCCGTATCCGGCTGCGACTCTGACGGCCGCCGGTTGAGGACTGAGGGTATGGAATACGAGATCAAGACCCTCGATAACGGAAGCGCCGGTAAGGTGATCCTTCCGGAGGAATTGTTCGGCATTACGCCGCGCAATGACATTATGGCCCGCGTCGTACATTGGCAGCTCGCCAAGCGTCGTGCTGGCATGCACCGCGTCAAAGGCATGGGCGAAATTTCCGGCACGACCAAGAAGCCCTATCGCCAGAAAGGCACGGGCTCTGCACGTCAGGGTTCGTTGCGTGCCCCGCAATTCCGCACAGGTGGTGTGGTGCACGGGCCGGTTCTGCGTGACCATGGTTATGACCTGCCGAAAAAAGTGCGCCGCCTCGGCCTGATCTCTGCATTGTCGCAGAAGGCTGCGGAAGGGAAGGTCGTTATCCTTGAGGCTGTTGCCGGTGTGCAGAAAACACGTGATGCCGAAGCCAAAATGAAGGCTCTGGGCCTGACTTCGGCTTTGATCGTTGATGGTGTCAATCCGGATGTCGGGTTTGGGCGTGCCATCCGCAACCTGCATAAGATTGATGTGATGCCGTCAATCGGTGCCAATGTTTACGATATCCTCAATCATGAGGCGCTTATCGTGACGCGCGCCGGGCTTGATGGCCTGAAGGAGCGCCTGGCATGAGCACGACAACCGTTCTGGCGCGCCGTGAAAAGGCCGCCCGCATGAGCCGTGAGGCGATGTTTGACATCATCCGCGGGCCCGTCATCACTGAGAAAGCGACAGCTCTTTCAGAGAATAACCACGTCGTTTTCCGCGTCGCACTTAAGGCGTCCAAGCCCGAGATCAAAATTACGGTCGAGACGCTGTTTAACGTGAAGGTGCTTTCGGTGAACACCCTGGTGCAGAAGGGCAAGAGCAAAATGTTCAAGGGGCGGCCAGGTCGTCGCTCTGACACCAAGAAAGCATATGTTAAGCTCGCAGATGGTCAGTCGATCGACCTCACAGCGAAGCTGAGCTGACGCGGGGTAGGGAATCATGGCACTAAAACACTTTAATCCGACGACGCCCAGCCTTCGTGGCACCGTCCTTATCGACCGGAGCGAGCTGCATAAGTGGAAACCCGTCAAGCAGCTGACGGAAGGTAAGAACAAATCCGGCGGTCGCAATAATCATGGGCGTACAACGTCGCGCTTCCGTGGCGGCGGGCACAAGCAGTCCTACCGTTATGTCGATTTCAAGCGTCGCAAATTCGATGTTGCGGGCACGATTGAGCGGCTGGAATATGACCCGAACCGCACGTCTTTCATCGCGCTGGTCAAATATGATGATGGTGAGCTTGCTTACATCCTCGCGCCACAACGCGTGAAATCAGGGGATCGTGTCGTTGCTGGTGCGCGGGTTGACGTTAAGCCCGGCAATGCAATGCCGCTGGCGGCGATGCCGGTGGGCACGATCGTCCATAATATTGAGCTCAAGATCGGTGCGGGTGGCAAGGTCGCGCGTTCAGCCGGGACTTACGCCCAGCTTGTCGGCAAGGATGCCGGTTACGCTCAGATCAAGCTGCAATCCGGTGAGTTGCGTCTTGTCCGCGGGGAATGCATGGCGGCAGTCGGTGCTGTCTCCAACCCGGATAATATGAACCAACATATTGGTAAGGCCGGTCGCAATCGTTGGCTCGGGCGCCGCCCACATAATCGTGGTGTCGTCATGAACCCTGTTGATCACCCGCATGGTGGTGGTGAGGGCCGTACCTCTGGCGGGCGTCATCCCGTTACGCCGTGGGGTAAGCCGACAAAAGGTTACAAAACGCGTAGAAACAAGCGCACGGATAGCTTGATTATCCGCCGCCGCAAGACCGGTAAGTAAGAGAGGGGTATTAGAGAGATGGCACGTTCCGTCTGGAAAGGCCCGTTCGTCGACGGGTACTTGTTTGGTAAGGCAGAAGCTTTACGTGCGTCGGGTCGCAATGAGGTGATCAAAATCTGGTCACGTCGTTCAACGATCCTGCCACAATTTGTGGGCCTAACATTTGGTGTGTATAACGGGCGCAAATTCCTGCCTGTGCAAGTGACGGAAAATATGGTCGGACATAAGTTCGGCGAGTTTTCCCCGACGCGCACATTCACGGGTCATGCGTCCGATAAAAAGTCGAAGCGGGGCTGAGATGAGCAAGCCAAAGCATATTCGCGCACTTGCCGATAATGAGACGCAGGCCGTTGCACGCAATGTCCGTGTCAGCCCGCGCAAGCTCGACCTGGTTGCGGCCATGATCCGCAATCTGCCGGCTGACAAAGCCATTGCGGCGCTGACTTTTTCCCGCCGTCGCATTGCGCAGCAGGTGCGTAAGACACTTGAGAGCGCGATCGCAAACGCTGAAAATAATCATCAGCTTGATGTGGATCAGCTGGTGGTGAAGTCGGCTGAGGTCGGTAAATCAATCGTCATGAAGCGCTTTCATGCGCGTGGTCGTGGTCGCTCCGCCCGGATTGAAAAGTTCTTCAGCCACATCAAGATCGTGGTCGCTGAGCGGGCTGCGACAGAAGATGCCCCTGCGAAGAAGACTCGCAAGCGCAAAGACGTAGCAGAACAGAAGGCGGCCTGATATGGGACATAAAGTCAATCCGATCGGGCTTCGGCTCGGTGTAAATCGCACCTGGGACAGCCGCTGGTATGCGGGCCAGGATTACGCGAATCTTCTTCATGAGGACCTCAAGCTTCGGGCATATCTTCGTCGCAAGCTCGCAGGTGCTGGTGTTTCCCGCGTTGTGATCGAACGTCCGGCTAAAAAGCCCCGCGTCACGATCTATGCAGCCCGTCCGGGTGTCGTGATCGGTAAAAAAGGTCAGGATATTGACGCGCTTCGTAAAGATCTAAGCCGTATGGCGAAGGCTGACGTCGCGCTCAACATCGTGGAAATCCGCAAGCCTGAAATTGACTCGACACTTGTCGCGGAAAATATCGCGCAGCAGCTAGAGCGCCGCGTGGCATTCCGCCGGGCGATGAAGCGTGCCGTGCAATCCGCGATGCGCCTCGGGGCGGAGGGGATTCGGATCAACTGCTCCGGTCGGCTTGGCGGTGCTGAGATCGCGCGTATTGAATGGTATCGTGAAGGTCGCGTTCCGCTTCATACGCTTCGTGCGGATATTGATTACGGCGTGGCAACGGCGAAGACGACCTATGGCACTTGTGGTGTGAAGGTCTGGATCTTTAAAGGCGATGTCATGGCGCATGACTCCCTTGCTCAGGACCGTCGTGCCGCTGAGCAAGCGCCGCAGCGTTGAGTCGAAGTTCAAAACAAGCGTCGTGAGGCGCGTGAGGATAACTGATCATGCTTTCCCCCAAGCGGACGAAGTTTCGCAAAGCCCATAAAGGCCGTATTCACGGCCTCGCAAAAGGTGGAACGACGCTGAATTTCGGCGCGTTCGGCCTGAAAGCGCTTGAGCCCGAGAGGATCACGGCGCGCCAGATCGAGGCGTCTCGTCGTGCGATTACGCGTGCGATGAAGCGCGCAGGTCGTGTCTGGATCCGCATTTTCCCGGATCTTCCGGTTTCCACCAAGCCGGCTGAGGTGCGGATGGGCTCGGGTAAGGGCTCGCCTGAATATTGGGTCGCACGCGTCAAGCCGGGTCGCGTCCTTTTCGAAATTGAAGGCGTGCCGCCTGATGTCGCGCGCCACGCGCTCGAATTAGGCGCGGCGAAACTGCCGATCAAGACCAAGTTCATTACACGCATTGGAGATGCCTGAGATGGCCGACGCGTTTAAAGTCGCCGATCTGCGGGGCAAGACGTCTGATGAGCTTGAGGCTCTTCTGCTTAATCTGAAAAAAGAGCAGCTGAATCTGCGTTTCCAGGCCGCGACCGGGCAGTCTGAAGGTGCGGGCCGGGTGC
This DNA window, taken from Acetobacteraceae bacterium, encodes the following:
- the rplD gene encoding 50S ribosomal protein L4 — encoded protein: MEYEIKTLDNGSAGKVILPEELFGITPRNDIMARVVHWQLAKRRAGMHRVKGMGEISGTTKKPYRQKGTGSARQGSLRAPQFRTGGVVHGPVLRDHGYDLPKKVRRLGLISALSQKAAEGKVVILEAVAGVQKTRDAEAKMKALGLTSALIVDGVNPDVGFGRAIRNLHKIDVMPSIGANVYDILNHEALIVTRAGLDGLKERLA
- the rpsS gene encoding 30S ribosomal protein S19, giving the protein MARSVWKGPFVDGYLFGKAEALRASGRNEVIKIWSRRSTILPQFVGLTFGVYNGRKFLPVQVTENMVGHKFGEFSPTRTFTGHASDKKSKRG
- the rplV gene encoding 50S ribosomal protein L22 — encoded protein: MSKPKHIRALADNETQAVARNVRVSPRKLDLVAAMIRNLPADKAIAALTFSRRRIAQQVRKTLESAIANAENNHQLDVDQLVVKSAEVGKSIVMKRFHARGRGRSARIEKFFSHIKIVVAERAATEDAPAKKTRKRKDVAEQKAA
- the rplP gene encoding 50S ribosomal protein L16 — encoded protein: MLSPKRTKFRKAHKGRIHGLAKGGTTLNFGAFGLKALEPERITARQIEASRRAITRAMKRAGRVWIRIFPDLPVSTKPAEVRMGSGKGSPEYWVARVKPGRVLFEIEGVPPDVARHALELGAAKLPIKTKFITRIGDA
- the rpsC gene encoding 30S ribosomal protein S3, with product MGHKVNPIGLRLGVNRTWDSRWYAGQDYANLLHEDLKLRAYLRRKLAGAGVSRVVIERPAKKPRVTIYAARPGVVIGKKGQDIDALRKDLSRMAKADVALNIVEIRKPEIDSTLVAENIAQQLERRVAFRRAMKRAVQSAMRLGAEGIRINCSGRLGGAEIARIEWYREGRVPLHTLRADIDYGVATAKTTYGTCGVKVWIFKGDVMAHDSLAQDRRAAEQAPQR
- the rpmC gene encoding 50S ribosomal protein L29; amino-acid sequence: MADAFKVADLRGKTSDELEALLLNLKKEQLNLRFQAATGQSEGAGRVRLLRRAVARIKTVLHQSKKSAGAKTSAVKS
- the rplC gene encoding 50S ribosomal protein L3, with the protein product MRTGLIAKKLGMTRLFKEDGTHVPVTVLHLDDVTVVSTRNVERDGYTAVQLGMGKAKVKNVSKPMRGHFSAAKVEPCKKLVEFRVSDDAVLEAGTRLSAAHFVVGQKVDVTATSKGKGFAGAIKRWNFAGLEASHGVSISHRSHGSTGQRQDSGKVFKGKKMAGHLGDERITTLNLEVAAVDEERNLIMVRGSVPGAKNGTVLIRDAIKKDRHADAPYPAATLTAAG
- the rplB gene encoding 50S ribosomal protein L2: MALKHFNPTTPSLRGTVLIDRSELHKWKPVKQLTEGKNKSGGRNNHGRTTSRFRGGGHKQSYRYVDFKRRKFDVAGTIERLEYDPNRTSFIALVKYDDGELAYILAPQRVKSGDRVVAGARVDVKPGNAMPLAAMPVGTIVHNIELKIGAGGKVARSAGTYAQLVGKDAGYAQIKLQSGELRLVRGECMAAVGAVSNPDNMNQHIGKAGRNRWLGRRPHNRGVVMNPVDHPHGGGEGRTSGGRHPVTPWGKPTKGYKTRRNKRTDSLIIRRRKTGK
- a CDS encoding 50S ribosomal protein L23, with product MSREAMFDIIRGPVITEKATALSENNHVVFRVALKASKPEIKITVETLFNVKVLSVNTLVQKGKSKMFKGRPGRRSDTKKAYVKLADGQSIDLTAKLS